CGTCGTCGTGCTGCTGTGGGGCTACGCCTTCTTCGTGGAGGGCCAGGGCAGGACGCCGGGGGAGGCGAGCGCCCTGCTCACCGTCAACGTGGTCGCCGCGGTCGTCGCGGGGCCGCTCGTGGGGCTGCTGGTCGGTCGGCACCCCCGCGCCCGCACCCCGCTGGCGGTCGGCACCCTCGTCGCGGTCGGCGTGGCGTGGCTGGCGGTGGCGGTGCCGTCCCGCCCCGTCCCGCTGGGCGTGCTCGTCGTGTTCGTGGTGGTGGTCGCGGTCGGCGGCCCGACGTCGCTCGTGGCGTTCGACGTCGCCCGGTCCTGCACGCCGCCCGCGCGCCTCGGCACGGCCACCGGCTTCGTCAACACCGGGGGCTTCGTCGGCGCGCTGGCGACCATGCTGGTGGTCGGCGTGGTGCTCGACCGCGTCGGCGGCGAGGTGCGGGACCTCGAGGCGTTCCGCGCGGCGTTCGCGTGGGTCGCGCTGCCGTGGGCCGTGGGGATGCTGGGCATGCTGCTGGGCCGCGGCCCGGCCCGTCGCGCGCACCCCGGCCTGGCGGTCTAGCGGGGTCCGTCCCGGACGCCGACCACCCGGTCGGTGTGAGCATCTCGTGATCGGACCGTGACCGGATCGTTGTCGAGGAGGGGCCTCGGGCCGGGGAAGAACCATGGCGCGGCGCTGACCTGCGTGAGAGGATCGGCGTGTTGCAGTGACGTACTGACGCTTGACCGGCGCCGCCGGGAGGACCCCCCGGGGTCGCCCGCACGGCACCTTCCAGCCATCCGGCTGGTCCACCCGGTGCAGGACGCGGGATAGGCATTGCGGCACGGCGCGGGGCACGAGGTCCCGCACCGTCACCGGATGGACAGAAGGACAAGAACATGGCACAGGGTGCTGTCAAGTGGTTCAACGCTGAGAAGGGCTACGGCTTCATCGCCCAGGACGGCGGCGGCGCCGACGTCTTCGTCCACTACTCGGCCATCGACTCCCAGGGCTACCGGAGCCTCGACGAGGGTCAGCGCGTGGAGTTCGAGATCACGCAGGGCCCGAAGGGCCCGCAGGCGGAGAAGGTCCGCCCGCTCTGACCCACGAGGTCCGGTCCGGCCGGGCGGGCTGACGCCCGCACGGACGACCTGACGACGAGGCCGCACCCCCGAGCGGGGTGCGGCCTCGTCGTGCGTGGGGGACCGGCTACAGGTCCACGCCCGGCTCCGGCTCGACCTCCGGGGCCGCGTCCCGCAGCGGGGCCGCCCGCCCGGTGAACGCCAGGAGCTCGTCGCCGTGCAGGAGGCGCGCGGGCACCGGGAGCGACCGCAGCTCCCGCGCGAGGCCGGGGTCGGCGAGCAGCTCCGGGTCGTCGGTCGCGGCGAGCACGACGTTCCCGTACCGACGGCCCCGCAGGACCGCCGGCTCGGCGACCGCCGCGACGTGGCGGAACCCGGTCGCGAGGGTCGCGGCCTCCGCGCGGGCGAGCGTGAGCGGGGGGCGGTCGGCGCAGTTCACCAGGTACAGGCCGCCCGGCCGCAGCACCCGCACCACCTCCTGCACCACCTCCTGCGTGGTCAGGTGCGCCGGGGTCCGGTCGCCGGCGAACACGTCGCGCACGACCACGTCCGCACCGGCCGCGGGCAGGGTGGCCAGCTCGGCCCGGGCGTCGCCCGCCCGGAGGCGCAGCGCGGGGGAGCGCGGCAGGTCGAACCAGTCGCGCACGAGGGCGACGAGCACCGGGTCGAGGTCGACGGCGACCTGCCGGGCGCCCGGGAAGCGGGCGTCCACCCACCGCGCCAGCGCGCAGCCCGCGGCGCCGAGGTGCACGGCCCGCACCGGCCCGGTGCCCGCCGGGAGGCGGTCCAGCACCGCCGCCATCTGCTGCATGTACTCGAACTCGAGGCGGGACGGGTCGGCCAGGTCCAGGTGCGAGCTCGGCACGCCGTTGACGAGCAGCGTGACCGCGTCGGGGTCGTCGGGCGAGCGCACGAGCTCGGCGGTGCCGGTCGCGATCGGCACCGGCCCGACCGGCCAGGCGTCCGCGCCACCCCGGCGCGCGGACCGTGTCGGTGGTCGGTGCGAGGCTGAGGTCGTCCGGGCGGGTCGTCCGGGGCCGCCGGACCTGCCGGAGCGGTCGCGGGAGGCCATCCGGACACGGTACGGGTTGACGCGTTCGAACAGGTGTTCGATACTGGGTGGGTCGAGAGAAGGAGGTGCGCGATGCCGGTCAGGACCCTTCGTGCCCCGCGGGGTGCGGCGCCGGGGCTCTCGGGCCGCACGGCCGAGCTCCTCCAGCGCGCGGACGCCGAGCTCGTGGCCGCGCAGTTCTCGACCGAGCCGTGGGAGCAGTTCACGCACGCGCACCTCGCCGCCCTCCGTGCCGGCGCCGCCGTGCTGGCCGAGCGCCAGCCGCTGTCGGGTCGCCGCGCACCGCGCACGGTGTGGGAGCTGCTCGACGGCGTCGCTCCGGAGCTCGGCCGCTGGACGGGCTACTTCGCGGCCGGCGCCGGCCTGCGCGCCGCGGTGGACGCCGGCCGGTTCGACGCGGTGAGCGCCGAGCGCGCGGAGCAGGTGCTGTGCCACGCGGAGGACTTCCTCGACATCGTGCGCGCCCAGCTCGAGGACGCCGCTGCCGTCGGTGAGGCGCGCGCCGGATGAGCCGGGGCCCGCGGTCCCAGGACGCGCGGCGGGACTGGGGCACCGAGGAGGACGGCTGCTCGATCCTGCATGTCGACATGGACGCGTTCTTCGCGTCGGTGGAGCTCGCCCGGCGTCCGCACCTCCGTGGCCGTCCGGTGGTGGTCGGGGGCTCCGAGCGGTCGGTGGTGCTGGCCGCCACGTACGAGGCGCGCGCGTTCGGGGTCCACTCCGCCATGCCCATGTCGGCCGCCCTGCGGCTGTGCCCGCAGGCGGTCG
This is a stretch of genomic DNA from Cellulomonas sp. ES6. It encodes these proteins:
- a CDS encoding SAV_6107 family HEPN domain-containing protein encodes the protein MPVRTLRAPRGAAPGLSGRTAELLQRADAELVAAQFSTEPWEQFTHAHLAALRAGAAVLAERQPLSGRRAPRTVWELLDGVAPELGRWTGYFAAGAGLRAAVDAGRFDAVSAERAEQVLCHAEDFLDIVRAQLEDAAAVGEARAG
- a CDS encoding fused MFS/spermidine synthase, with the protein product MPIATGTAELVRSPDDPDAVTLLVNGVPSSHLDLADPSRLEFEYMQQMAAVLDRLPAGTGPVRAVHLGAAGCALARWVDARFPGARQVAVDLDPVLVALVRDWFDLPRSPALRLRAGDARAELATLPAAGADVVVRDVFAGDRTPAHLTTQEVVQEVVRVLRPGGLYLVNCADRPPLTLARAEAATLATGFRHVAAVAEPAVLRGRRYGNVVLAATDDPELLADPGLARELRSLPVPARLLHGDELLAFTGRAAPLRDAAPEVEPEPGVDL
- a CDS encoding cold-shock protein; the encoded protein is MAQGAVKWFNAEKGYGFIAQDGGGADVFVHYSAIDSQGYRSLDEGQRVEFEITQGPKGPQAEKVRPL